A stretch of Salvelinus alpinus chromosome 4, SLU_Salpinus.1, whole genome shotgun sequence DNA encodes these proteins:
- the LOC139572904 gene encoding tumor necrosis factor receptor superfamily member 6B-like isoform X1 has translation MLFPILVVLASVDLSCGAMKEVLQRQTPSTYHHLDSTTGQLLTCNRCPPGHHMSAHCTATTQTVCTPCPSSHYTQYWNYLHKCLYCGTFCGEHQVVKEECSVLNDRVCECKGGYYWDADFCIRHTECPSGYGVKRRGTTETDTECEKCPHGSFSKSSSSLALCVNHTDCASLGRKTALGGTCWHDNLCAVSCEELKDGGELKLLRTFLPDFFTHHKMRVVKLRKLVWRLMASEEEHQEHQEHQQHPASSLSQSAQRGLLQGQVKDWIRDSSQEDLRSLPEILRKTHQSVMAERLERKMRELQEASDCNSVRNGVTSSPHCDVEEVSKSE, from the exons ATG TTGTTCCCAATCCTCGTAGTGCTGGCGTCGGTTGATCTCAGCTGTGGCGCAATGAAAGAGGTTCTTCAAAGGCAGACCCCCTCCACCTACCACCACCTGGACTCCACCACGGGCCAGTTACTCACCTGTAATCGCTGTCCACCTGGCCATCACATGTCTGCGCACTGCACCGCCACCACACAGACCGTGTGTACACCATGTCCATCAAGCCACTACACTCAGTATTGGAACTACCTGCACAAGTGCCTGTACTGCGGCACGTTCTGTGGGGAGCACCAGGTGGTCAAGGAGGAGTGCTCGGTTCTCAATGACAGGGTGTGTGAGTGCAAAGGAGGATATTACTGGGACGCCGATTTCTGTATCAGACACACGGAGTGTCCTTCTGGCTACGGGGTGAAACGGAGAG GTACGACGGAGACGGACACAGAGTGTGAAAAATGCCCTCACGGTTCCTTCTCCAAAAGCTCTTCTTCGCTCGCGCTGTGCGTAAATCACACGGATTGCGCGTCACTGGGGCGGAAGACGGCCCTCGGGGGTACGTGTTGGCACGACAACCTCTGCGCGGTTTCCTGTGAAGAACTGAAAGATGGAG GTGAGTTGAAACTACTCAGAACTTTCCTTCCTGACTTCTTCACTCATCACAAGATGAGAGTGGTGAAGCTGAGGAAGCTGGTCTGGAGGTTGATGGCCAGTGAAGAGGAGCACCAG GAGCACCAGGAGCACCAGCAGCACCCAGCCAGCAGCCTCTCCCAGTCCGCCCAGAGAGGCCTCTTGCAGGGCCAGGTGAAGGACTGGATCAGGGATTCCTCACAGGAAGACCTGAGGAGTCTCCCTGAAATACTGAGGAAGACCCATCAGAGTGTGATggcagagagactagagaggaagatgagggagTTACAGGAAGCCTCTGATTGTAACTCGGTTAGAAACGGGGTGACCTCATCACCTCACTGTGATGTAGAAGAGGTTTCTAAATCTGAATAA
- the LOC139572904 gene encoding tumor necrosis factor receptor superfamily member 11B-like isoform X2 — protein MLFPILVVLASVDLSCGAMKEVLQRQTPSTYHHLDSTTGQLLTCNRCPPGHHMSAHCTATTQTVCTPCPSSHYTQYWNYLHKCLYCGTFCGEHQVVKEECSVLNDRVCECKGGYYWDADFCIRHTECPSGYGVKRRGTTETDTECEKCPHGSFSKSSSSLALCVNHTDCASLGRKTALGGTCWHDNLCAVSCEELKDGGELKLLRTFLPDFFTHHKMRVVKLRKLVWRLMASEEEHQEHQQHPASSLSQSAQRGLLQGQVKDWIRDSSQEDLRSLPEILRKTHQSVMAERLERKMRELQEASDCNSVRNGVTSSPHCDVEEVSKSE, from the exons ATG TTGTTCCCAATCCTCGTAGTGCTGGCGTCGGTTGATCTCAGCTGTGGCGCAATGAAAGAGGTTCTTCAAAGGCAGACCCCCTCCACCTACCACCACCTGGACTCCACCACGGGCCAGTTACTCACCTGTAATCGCTGTCCACCTGGCCATCACATGTCTGCGCACTGCACCGCCACCACACAGACCGTGTGTACACCATGTCCATCAAGCCACTACACTCAGTATTGGAACTACCTGCACAAGTGCCTGTACTGCGGCACGTTCTGTGGGGAGCACCAGGTGGTCAAGGAGGAGTGCTCGGTTCTCAATGACAGGGTGTGTGAGTGCAAAGGAGGATATTACTGGGACGCCGATTTCTGTATCAGACACACGGAGTGTCCTTCTGGCTACGGGGTGAAACGGAGAG GTACGACGGAGACGGACACAGAGTGTGAAAAATGCCCTCACGGTTCCTTCTCCAAAAGCTCTTCTTCGCTCGCGCTGTGCGTAAATCACACGGATTGCGCGTCACTGGGGCGGAAGACGGCCCTCGGGGGTACGTGTTGGCACGACAACCTCTGCGCGGTTTCCTGTGAAGAACTGAAAGATGGAG GTGAGTTGAAACTACTCAGAACTTTCCTTCCTGACTTCTTCACTCATCACAAGATGAGAGTGGTGAAGCTGAGGAAGCTGGTCTGGAGGTTGATGGCCAGTGAAGAGGAGCACCAG GAGCACCAGCAGCACCCAGCCAGCAGCCTCTCCCAGTCCGCCCAGAGAGGCCTCTTGCAGGGCCAGGTGAAGGACTGGATCAGGGATTCCTCACAGGAAGACCTGAGGAGTCTCCCTGAAATACTGAGGAAGACCCATCAGAGTGTGATggcagagagactagagaggaagatgagggagTTACAGGAAGCCTCTGATTGTAACTCGGTTAGAAACGGGGTGACCTCATCACCTCACTGTGATGTAGAAGAGGTTTCTAAATCTGAATAA